In the Colwellia sp. 20A7 genome, one interval contains:
- a CDS encoding murein hydrolase activator EnvC family protein, with translation MSCLLTPIHCIANENNNEKAKQRNNAQLSDVQKAIAKQESNIFNTNKARETLERQLKSDDLAIAKVAKAINETEQSLNSTQEKISSLSEDKKQLTSQKIAQEELLAKQLRSAYTTGQHDYLKLLLNQQQSEKIQRTVTYYQYMNKARIKEIENFQATIAQLVQVTSQHQTQIEKLQVIKKNQQDQRITLNKSKNNRSKTIESLGKELLSSKQQLAKLKTDEANLAAALKKLTEIIRAEIDLNGLSKLKNKLSWPVKGRLLRSFGSKKQGYLKWKGVLLGASIGNQVQTIYDGTVIFSDWLKGYGLLTVIDHGNGYMSLYAHNQTLLKSIGDRVETGEPIALVGQSGGQDRPGLYFEIRHQGKAVNPKLWCR, from the coding sequence ATGAGCTGTTTACTAACACCTATTCATTGTATCGCCAATGAAAATAACAATGAAAAAGCCAAACAACGTAATAATGCCCAACTCAGCGACGTTCAAAAAGCCATTGCCAAGCAAGAATCAAATATATTTAACACCAACAAAGCAAGAGAAACTCTAGAAAGACAGTTAAAAAGCGATGATTTAGCCATCGCGAAAGTCGCTAAAGCAATTAATGAAACTGAACAGTCGTTAAATAGTACTCAAGAAAAAATATCCTCATTAAGCGAAGATAAAAAGCAATTAACGTCACAAAAAATAGCACAAGAGGAACTTCTCGCCAAACAACTACGCTCAGCTTATACCACTGGGCAGCATGATTATTTAAAGCTACTATTAAACCAACAACAAAGTGAAAAAATTCAACGTACAGTAACCTATTATCAATATATGAATAAGGCGCGTATTAAGGAAATTGAAAATTTTCAAGCGACTATAGCGCAATTAGTTCAGGTTACCTCACAACATCAGACACAAATAGAAAAACTACAAGTCATTAAAAAAAATCAACAAGATCAAAGAATCACCTTAAATAAAAGTAAAAATAATCGTAGTAAAACCATAGAATCGTTAGGCAAAGAGTTATTATCAAGTAAGCAACAACTGGCAAAGTTAAAAACTGATGAAGCTAATTTGGCTGCTGCTTTAAAAAAACTCACCGAGATTATTCGTGCCGAAATTGATTTAAACGGATTAAGTAAACTTAAAAATAAATTATCGTGGCCGGTCAAAGGTAGATTACTTCGCAGTTTTGGTAGCAAAAAACAAGGTTACTTAAAATGGAAAGGTGTTTTACTTGGGGCATCTATCGGCAACCAAGTACAAACAATATATGACGGCACGGTGATATTTTCTGACTGGTTAAAGGGTTATGGTTTATTAACGGTTATAGACCACGGCAATGGCTATATGAGTTTATACGCGCATAATCAAACGTTGTTAAAATCGATTGGAGATCGTGTAGAAACCGGCGAACCTATTGCACTTGTTGGACAAAGTGGTGGTCAAGATCGCCCAGGACTCTATTTTGAAATTCGTCATCAAGGCAAAGCTGTTAATCCTAAATTGTGGTGCCGATAA
- a CDS encoding divergent polysaccharide deacetylase family protein, with the protein MISVVSKLTPVVILFFFSTLYTKSTQAESVRVAIVIDDIGYRYTDKDVLSLPGAITYAILPHTPYGKKIATIANEKKNDVMLHIPMEAENGKKLGPGGLTSTMNEAEILASLSDSLAEIPFAIGINNHMGSHLTQLNKPMTWTMNFLKQHHLLFLDSKTSPDSKAGSIAKLIGVPIRNRHVFLDNHLTDKYITQQFQSLVRYAKSQKTAIAIAHPHPETIQALKRLIPTLAKDNIELVPLSALYKTIENSATKVASNE; encoded by the coding sequence ATGATTTCAGTTGTTTCGAAATTAACCCCAGTTGTTATTCTGTTTTTTTTCAGTACCTTATACACAAAATCAACACAAGCTGAATCTGTACGCGTTGCTATTGTTATCGATGATATTGGTTATCGTTATACCGACAAAGACGTTTTATCATTACCTGGCGCTATTACTTACGCTATTTTACCCCATACACCTTATGGGAAAAAAATAGCAACTATAGCCAACGAAAAAAAGAATGATGTAATGCTACATATCCCAATGGAAGCTGAAAATGGTAAAAAATTAGGTCCCGGCGGACTTACTAGCACCATGAATGAAGCAGAAATCTTAGCAAGTTTAAGTGATTCTTTAGCCGAAATACCTTTTGCGATTGGTATCAACAATCATATGGGCAGTCACTTAACGCAATTAAATAAACCGATGACTTGGACAATGAATTTTTTAAAGCAACATCATCTACTTTTTTTAGACAGTAAAACAAGTCCAGATTCAAAAGCAGGAAGTATTGCAAAATTAATTGGTGTACCTATACGAAATAGGCATGTTTTTCTCGATAATCACTTAACAGACAAGTATATTACCCAACAGTTTCAGTCTTTGGTTCGTTATGCAAAGTCACAAAAGACTGCCATAGCTATAGCTCACCCACATCCTGAAACCATTCAAGCGCTAAAACGTTTAATCCCTACGCTAGCAAAAGATAATATTGAGCTAGTACCGTTATCTGCCTTATATAAAACAATAGAAAACAGCGCAACTAAAGTTGCCAGTAATGAATGA
- a CDS encoding S1 family peptidase, with protein sequence MFKFFFIVLLLVTLAPLGEAKAEFVEVVAKVKPSVVGIGIHTPTSRPQNILRGTGFVIGDGHYIVTNAHVLPTELDESLLQKMAVFIGSGKKAKVRQAEIIVTSELYDLAILKLSGSALPAMTLADEKFRGDGTYVAFTGFPIGTVLGLYPVTHRGMIASTTPTVVPAQAAEQINLKMLKRMRNPYLAYQLDATAYPGNSGSAMYDMKTGKVLGVINKVFVQTTKEAVISHPSGITYAIPVKYLHQILRENNIKL encoded by the coding sequence ATGTTTAAATTTTTTTTTATTGTATTACTGCTAGTTACTTTAGCGCCATTAGGAGAGGCAAAAGCAGAATTTGTTGAGGTAGTTGCCAAGGTTAAACCTTCTGTCGTTGGTATTGGTATTCATACGCCAACCAGTAGACCACAAAATATTTTACGCGGAACAGGTTTTGTGATTGGCGACGGACATTATATTGTAACTAACGCTCATGTTTTACCAACGGAATTAGATGAAAGCTTATTGCAAAAAATGGCAGTTTTTATTGGCTCAGGTAAAAAAGCAAAAGTTAGACAGGCTGAAATTATTGTAACTTCTGAACTATATGATTTAGCTATTTTGAAGTTATCAGGCTCAGCTTTACCTGCTATGACGTTGGCTGATGAAAAATTCCGTGGTGATGGCACTTATGTCGCTTTTACTGGTTTTCCTATTGGTACGGTTTTAGGTTTATACCCAGTAACTCATCGCGGCATGATTGCTAGCACAACACCAACGGTTGTTCCGGCACAAGCCGCAGAGCAAATTAATTTAAAAATGCTTAAACGGATGCGGAACCCTTATTTGGCGTATCAACTTGATGCAACGGCTTACCCTGGTAATAGTGGTAGCGCTATGTACGATATGAAAACAGGTAAAGTCTTAGGTGTTATAAATAAAGTATTTGTGCAAACAACAAAAGAAGCTGTGATAAGTCACCCTAGTGGTATTACTTATGCCATTCCGGTTAAATATTTACATCAAATACTAAGAGAAAATAATATTAAACTGTAA
- the prsT gene encoding XrtA/PEP-CTERM system TPR-repeat protein PrsT has protein sequence MKFLKSMVCASIVIALSACGDNETAQTYISKAESLIAEKQNNTAIISLKNAIKIDAKNAKARFLLGQLYLNDGDAENAAKELNRANQLKFSIDKVLPLLARAYMLMEYDEDILSLTEQEKLLSTPSTQYLAYKTMAALRTNDKALAQETVDAALALSGSDGYSMLASAYLAFSKQDIPHASTLVERIITATPNNVDALMLQGQIAIADQNFALAVDSFKQYFQLQPSSGKVQLFIADALLKNGQLDEAEEIADAILATVPTQPFLQYIKAVTRFENKDYKTASEYANQSLSSGFNTFRLKLVAGASAFYLKNYEQSNFHLKDIVEYLPIDNPARRMLAISQLQLGFIDDISETLTGYDPSKQDNAQFLSTLSYELLEVGAIDEAQKMAEQAASVNDMTAEQTARSGVLKLMMNDPSGIETLELALQQSPELVSAELALAFASIKLGDLPRASKIADKWLKEYPEKASGYNLQANIFFKKNELEQGKAALAKSLEVEPNNVFALTQMVQLASHQKDTEQATLLTEQALKAHPNNIEILRQYLAFHQNEQGLSVIRQAQERNTDDVQYGILLSEALIRVEEFKQASAILDGYELTPKTPKRYWQLLLAANARQTEGSDIFLILEKWHKTNAYHIEPVLLLADYWIKKRSPDRALSVLQDAFQKHSQNLILHLVKMQVLLDNKRVDDAKSFFETFDKFDLNKDLRAGIEGRIFLLDKKFASAVPKLQQFYQIKPTSNNATHLAFALEGNNQKSEAIALLEQHIAKEGVDAKINPNVSLNLANMYLAEHQDKAISEYERLITASPNNIVALNNLSWLYMDKKEFSQALKYAKQAYNITNEIPNVVDTYAQVLLRSGNKIEALTKAQEAYELAKGEDVDIALNFAEALIANNKNAEAKFVLAGVTAVTAAQKEKKQSLLK, from the coding sequence ATGAAATTTTTAAAATCAATGGTTTGTGCAAGTATTGTTATTGCACTATCAGCGTGTGGCGATAATGAAACGGCACAAACTTATATCAGCAAAGCAGAAAGTTTAATTGCTGAAAAACAGAATAATACAGCGATTATTTCTTTAAAAAATGCCATTAAAATTGACGCCAAAAATGCAAAAGCACGATTTTTGTTAGGGCAACTTTATTTAAATGATGGTGATGCTGAAAATGCAGCGAAAGAATTAAATCGTGCTAACCAGTTAAAATTTAGTATAGATAAAGTACTTCCACTTCTAGCTCGCGCTTATATGTTGATGGAATATGATGAAGATATTTTGTCATTAACCGAACAGGAAAAACTATTATCGACTCCTAGTACTCAATACCTTGCATATAAAACAATGGCAGCCTTACGTACAAATGATAAAGCGCTAGCACAAGAAACGGTTGATGCTGCATTAGCTCTTTCAGGTAGTGATGGCTACAGTATGCTAGCAAGTGCATATTTAGCCTTTTCTAAGCAAGATATTCCTCATGCCAGTACATTGGTTGAACGTATTATTACCGCAACACCTAATAATGTTGATGCCTTAATGTTACAAGGACAAATAGCGATAGCAGATCAAAACTTTGCTTTAGCGGTTGATAGTTTTAAGCAATATTTTCAGTTGCAGCCTAGTTCAGGCAAAGTGCAATTATTCATTGCTGATGCTTTATTGAAAAATGGTCAGCTTGACGAAGCGGAAGAAATTGCTGATGCAATATTGGCTACCGTACCGACACAGCCGTTTTTACAGTACATTAAAGCAGTGACACGTTTTGAAAATAAAGATTATAAAACGGCAAGTGAGTATGCTAATCAATCTTTAAGCTCAGGTTTTAATACTTTTAGATTAAAGTTAGTAGCAGGCGCAAGTGCGTTTTATTTGAAAAACTATGAACAAAGTAATTTTCATTTAAAAGATATTGTTGAATACCTTCCTATTGATAATCCAGCTAGAAGAATGCTTGCTATTAGTCAACTACAGCTAGGTTTCATTGATGATATTAGTGAAACTTTAACCGGTTATGATCCATCGAAGCAAGATAACGCCCAATTTTTGTCAACGTTAAGTTATGAGCTATTGGAAGTGGGTGCTATTGATGAAGCACAAAAAATGGCTGAACAAGCAGCTAGTGTAAATGACATGACCGCCGAGCAAACAGCAAGATCTGGCGTGTTGAAGTTAATGATGAACGACCCGTCAGGTATTGAAACATTAGAATTAGCTTTACAGCAAAGTCCTGAATTAGTATCAGCAGAGCTGGCCTTAGCGTTCGCATCTATTAAGTTAGGTGACTTGCCAAGGGCTAGTAAAATAGCTGATAAATGGCTAAAAGAATACCCAGAAAAAGCGAGTGGTTATAATTTACAAGCAAATATTTTCTTTAAGAAGAATGAATTAGAGCAAGGTAAGGCCGCATTAGCAAAAAGTTTAGAAGTTGAACCTAATAATGTCTTCGCATTAACACAAATGGTACAACTTGCCAGTCATCAAAAAGATACAGAACAAGCCACATTGTTAACTGAGCAAGCGCTAAAAGCCCATCCAAACAATATTGAAATACTACGTCAATATTTAGCATTTCATCAAAATGAGCAAGGTTTAAGCGTTATTAGGCAGGCACAAGAGCGTAATACAGATGATGTTCAATATGGCATACTTTTATCAGAAGCATTAATACGAGTAGAAGAGTTTAAACAGGCTAGTGCTATTTTAGATGGTTATGAGTTAACGCCTAAAACGCCTAAACGTTATTGGCAGTTGTTACTTGCTGCAAATGCGAGACAAACTGAAGGCAGTGATATTTTCTTAATATTGGAAAAATGGCATAAAACCAATGCTTATCATATTGAGCCTGTATTGTTATTAGCCGATTATTGGATTAAAAAAAGGTCTCCTGATAGAGCACTAAGTGTTTTACAAGATGCTTTTCAAAAGCATTCTCAGAATTTAATTCTTCATTTGGTAAAAATGCAAGTATTGCTAGATAACAAGCGTGTGGACGATGCTAAATCATTTTTCGAAACGTTTGATAAATTTGATCTCAATAAAGATTTACGTGCTGGTATCGAAGGACGAATTTTCTTACTCGACAAAAAATTTGCCTCGGCGGTACCTAAGTTACAGCAGTTTTATCAAATAAAACCTACTAGTAATAACGCAACACACCTTGCTTTTGCATTAGAAGGGAATAATCAAAAATCAGAAGCGATAGCGTTACTTGAACAGCACATAGCTAAAGAGGGGGTAGACGCTAAAATCAACCCCAATGTGAGCTTAAATTTAGCGAATATGTATTTAGCGGAGCATCAAGATAAAGCTATTAGTGAATATGAACGACTTATTACAGCTTCACCGAATAATATTGTGGCATTGAATAACTTGTCATGGCTTTATATGGATAAAAAGGAATTTTCTCAAGCCTTAAAATACGCTAAGCAAGCCTATAATATTACGAATGAAATACCGAATGTCGTTGATACGTATGCTCAAGTTTTATTGAGATCAGGTAATAAAATTGAAGCTTTAACTAAAGCTCAAGAAGCCTACGAATTAGCGAAGGGTGAGGATGTTGATATAGCGTTAAACTTTGCCGAAGCTTTAATAGCCAATAATAAAAATGCAGAGGCTAAATTTGTGTTAGCGGGAGTTACAGCGGTAACGGCTGCTCAAAAAGAGAAAAAGCAGAGCTTGTTAAAATAA
- a CDS encoding PEP-CTERM/exosortase system-associated acyltransferase — MNWNKRLLNTPIIGDITKKIASIKVSRDAYNIAEHFTQFLEPQVAINNTLKEEAFKIRHNVYCEELAFEDIKEGGQEKDEFDEQSIFSLIKHKPSNTYTSCVRLVNIQQPEQLLPIEKFCLDSITNEALHPSNFNRSEIAEISRLAVKSDFRRRKTDQFKGSATGAIQETTYSEVELRCFPFIAIGLYMAAATMAIDTGVKHVYVMMEPRLARSMKFVGIKFQQLGEPIQYHGLRAPYYISPDIFLENLSPGFQHLYKSIEHDISGQLNKLSLA; from the coding sequence ATGAATTGGAATAAACGCCTACTAAATACACCTATTATTGGTGATATCACAAAAAAAATCGCCTCAATTAAGGTCAGTCGTGATGCCTATAATATTGCTGAACATTTCACTCAGTTTTTAGAACCCCAAGTTGCCATTAATAACACATTAAAAGAAGAAGCATTTAAAATACGTCACAATGTTTACTGTGAAGAATTAGCTTTTGAAGATATAAAGGAAGGTGGACAAGAAAAAGATGAATTTGATGAACAATCTATTTTTTCTTTGATTAAGCACAAACCTTCAAATACATACACTAGCTGTGTTCGTTTAGTCAATATTCAGCAACCAGAGCAACTTTTACCTATAGAAAAATTTTGCCTCGACTCCATTACAAATGAAGCACTGCACCCAAGCAATTTTAATCGCTCTGAAATTGCTGAAATTTCACGATTAGCAGTAAAATCTGATTTTAGACGTCGTAAAACAGATCAATTTAAAGGCTCTGCTACAGGTGCAATTCAAGAAACAACATACTCTGAAGTAGAATTACGTTGCTTCCCTTTTATCGCTATAGGTTTATATATGGCAGCGGCAACCATGGCAATTGATACCGGCGTTAAACATGTATATGTTATGATGGAGCCAAGGCTTGCTCGCAGCATGAAATTTGTTGGCATAAAATTTCAACAATTAGGTGAGCCTATTCAATATCATGGTTTAAGAGCACCGTATTATATTAGCCCTGACATTTTTCTTGAAAACTTATCACCTGGTTTTCAACATTTATACAAATCGATAGAGCATGATATTAGTGGTCAGCTAAACAAACTAAGTTTGGCGTGA